From a region of the Leptospira kmetyi serovar Malaysia str. Bejo-Iso9 genome:
- the secY gene encoding preprotein translocase subunit SecY translates to MLTTFKNIFRIPELRQKIIFTLSMLLLFRMGTHITIPGINPVVVAGIANDPSSEGLLGMVDLFAGGALLKFSIFALGIMPYISSSIVMQLFMVLVPSLQKLQKEGEEGRKKIGQYTKYGTVILCAIQSLAVIQLAKGWSTGTELEPARYPGLINSSVIPYFYLIGILSITTGTVLLIWLGEQITERGIGNGISLLIFAGIIGRLPESMVQLFSTDTMDALNVLILLILFILLISLTVLLTQGVRKVPLQYGKQMVGRKMVQAKSQSIPFKVNGANVMPIIFASSLILFPQTIIQWLSSSSEQWAGWAIIMDFFNPFSQIWYHALFYFVIYTSLIVFFAYFYTAIQFNPSELAENLKKYGGFIPGIRPGSHTKEYIEKVLNRITLPGAMFLAGLALAPYIIIKFLDLSSNSGGGSLVYTFGGTSLLIMVGVALETLKQIESQLLMRNYEGFMKKSKIKGRS, encoded by the coding sequence ATGCTTACAACGTTTAAAAACATATTTAGAATTCCGGAGTTACGCCAGAAGATTATTTTCACTCTGAGCATGCTTCTGTTGTTCCGTATGGGTACGCACATTACGATTCCCGGAATCAACCCGGTTGTGGTTGCGGGAATCGCGAACGATCCATCTTCCGAAGGACTTCTCGGAATGGTGGATCTTTTTGCGGGTGGAGCCTTGTTGAAATTCTCCATCTTCGCTCTCGGGATCATGCCTTACATTTCCTCATCGATCGTAATGCAGTTGTTTATGGTCCTCGTTCCTTCTCTTCAAAAACTTCAAAAAGAAGGGGAAGAAGGAAGAAAGAAAATCGGTCAGTACACAAAATACGGAACCGTGATTCTTTGTGCGATTCAATCCTTAGCGGTGATTCAGCTCGCAAAAGGTTGGTCCACCGGAACCGAACTCGAGCCTGCACGTTATCCGGGCTTGATCAATTCTTCCGTGATTCCTTATTTCTATTTAATCGGTATCTTATCCATTACCACGGGAACCGTTCTTTTGATCTGGCTCGGTGAACAAATTACCGAACGCGGTATCGGAAACGGAATTTCTCTTTTGATCTTCGCGGGGATCATCGGAAGACTTCCCGAATCCATGGTTCAACTTTTCTCCACCGATACGATGGACGCGTTGAACGTTCTTATCCTTTTGATTCTTTTTATTCTTCTCATTTCCTTGACCGTTCTTTTGACGCAAGGTGTGAGAAAGGTTCCTCTGCAATACGGAAAGCAGATGGTCGGAAGAAAAATGGTTCAGGCGAAAAGCCAATCCATTCCTTTTAAAGTGAACGGCGCGAACGTTATGCCGATCATCTTCGCTTCTTCTTTGATTCTCTTTCCGCAGACGATCATCCAGTGGTTGTCTTCCAGCAGCGAACAGTGGGCGGGTTGGGCGATCATTATGGACTTTTTCAATCCATTCTCCCAAATCTGGTATCACGCATTGTTTTACTTCGTGATCTATACTTCTTTGATCGTATTCTTCGCATACTTCTACACTGCGATTCAGTTCAATCCTTCGGAGTTGGCTGAAAACCTGAAGAAATACGGCGGGTTCATTCCAGGAATTCGTCCGGGTTCTCATACGAAAGAATACATCGAAAAGGTGTTAAACAGAATTACTCTTCCCGGCGCGATGTTTCTCGCGGGATTGGCTCTGGCTCCTTACATCATCATCAAATTCTTAGATCTTAGCTCCAACTCCGGAGGAGGATCTCTGGTTTATACATTCGGCGGAACTTCTCTTTTGATTATGGTAGGGGTCGCGCTCGAGACTCTGAAACAAATCGAGTCTCAACTTTTAATGAGAAATTATGAAGGCTTCATGAAGAAGTCTAAAATCAAGGGAAGGTCTTAA
- a CDS encoding adenylate kinase: MKNIIFMGPPGAGKGTQAKILCERLSIPQISTGDILREAVKNQTAMGIEAKRYMDAGDLVPDSVVIGIIKDRIREADCKNGFLLDGFPRTVEQADALDALLKGENKSIDKAINLQVPDEELLKRLLSRAEIEGRADDNEATIKNRLDNYNKKTLPLLDFYAAQKKLSQVNGVGTLEEVTSLIQKELA; this comes from the coding sequence GTGAAGAACATCATCTTCATGGGGCCACCCGGGGCCGGAAAGGGCACGCAAGCGAAGATTCTTTGCGAACGTCTTTCCATCCCTCAGATTTCCACCGGTGATATTCTCCGCGAAGCGGTAAAGAATCAAACCGCAATGGGAATCGAAGCAAAACGTTATATGGATGCCGGTGATTTGGTGCCCGATTCGGTTGTGATCGGAATCATCAAAGACCGCATTCGTGAAGCGGATTGCAAGAACGGATTTTTATTGGATGGATTCCCGAGAACCGTGGAACAAGCGGACGCTCTGGATGCGCTTCTGAAAGGCGAAAACAAATCCATCGATAAGGCGATCAATCTTCAGGTTCCGGATGAGGAACTTTTAAAAAGATTATTAAGCCGCGCGGAGATCGAAGGCCGTGCGGACGACAACGAAGCGACGATCAAAAATCGTCTCGATAATTATAACAAGAAGACTTTACCTCTTCTGGATTTTTACGCGGCTCAAAAGAAACTTTCTCAAGTGAACGGCGTAGGAACTCTCGAAGAAGTGACTTCTTTGATTCAAAAGGAGCTAGCGTAA
- the rplO gene encoding 50S ribosomal protein L15, with translation MKKERLEQAAAFGKERAKKKKNTDTTSNLVPVPKGAKKEKKRVGRGPGSKVGKTAGRGSKGQYARNTVRRGFEGGQMPIHRRLPKRGFTAKFHKDFYPVNLRDIEKSGLTGNIDAKIMVQSKILDKETTLFKILGTGEIKKAIHVIADGFSQSAKEKIEKAGGSIKLRAEIELAASETKK, from the coding sequence ATGAAAAAAGAAAGACTTGAGCAAGCGGCGGCGTTCGGTAAAGAGCGCGCAAAAAAGAAGAAAAACACCGACACTACTTCCAATCTGGTTCCGGTTCCTAAAGGAGCGAAAAAAGAGAAGAAGAGAGTGGGACGCGGTCCGGGCTCGAAAGTCGGAAAAACCGCAGGCCGCGGATCCAAAGGACAGTATGCAAGAAATACCGTTCGTCGCGGATTCGAAGGTGGTCAGATGCCGATCCACAGAAGACTTCCGAAACGCGGTTTTACTGCTAAGTTTCACAAGGATTTCTACCCTGTGAACCTCAGAGATATCGAGAAATCAGGTTTGACCGGAAACATAGATGCAAAAATTATGGTTCAATCCAAGATTCTTGATAAAGAAACGACACTTTTTAAGATTTTGGGGACCGGAGAAATCAAAAAAGCGATTCATGTGATCGCCGACGGATTCTCTCAATCGGCTAAAGAAAAAATCGAGAAAGCTGGCGGATCCATCAAATTGCGCGCAGAAATCGAATTAGCCGCATCTGAAACTAAAAAATAA
- the rpmD gene encoding 50S ribosomal protein L30 translates to MENIIVTQVKSSIGVKKEHRLTLHALGLRKTGQQRKHKVSPQLQGMLDSVRHLIKVEKA, encoded by the coding sequence ATGGAAAACATCATCGTAACCCAAGTAAAAAGTAGCATCGGAGTCAAGAAAGAACACAGATTGACTCTGCACGCTCTTGGCCTGAGAAAAACCGGGCAACAGAGAAAGCACAAAGTTTCTCCTCAACTGCAAGGGATGTTGGATTCAGTAAGACATCTCATCAAGGTTGAGAAGGCTTAA
- the infA gene encoding translation initiation factor IF-1 yields the protein MAKEEAITVDGTVLEPLPNAMFRVELENGHKVLAHISGKMRMHYIRILPGDKVTVELSPYDLSKGRITYRKK from the coding sequence GTGGCTAAGGAAGAAGCGATCACAGTCGATGGCACCGTACTTGAGCCCCTGCCCAACGCGATGTTCCGAGTAGAACTGGAAAACGGCCACAAGGTGTTGGCCCATATTTCCGGAAAGATGAGAATGCACTATATCCGGATTTTACCGGGTGATAAAGTTACGGTAGAACTCTCCCCTTACGATCTTTCTAAGGGAAGAATCACTTACCGCAAAAAATAG
- the rpmJ gene encoding 50S ribosomal protein L36, with product MKVRTSVKKICSSCKVIRRKGVIRVICTNPKHKQRQA from the coding sequence ATGAAAGTAAGAACATCAGTTAAGAAGATCTGCTCTAGCTGCAAGGTTATCAGAAGAAAAGGTGTGATTCGAGTAATCTGCACCAATCCTAAACACAAACAAAGGCAAGCATAA